Part of the Rhinoderma darwinii isolate aRhiDar2 chromosome 2, aRhiDar2.hap1, whole genome shotgun sequence genome, TGTACCTACTGTATATGTCGAAGGAGATTTTATTATTCAAACAGGCTTACGTTACcattttatggtatttttaaaataatttccaGGGACACCTTGTTGCTGAGGCCGAATAGTTAAGTCTCCATCATGTTCTGTATTCATAGTCACATCAAACCCACTTCAGTACGATGTGCAGGCCATCCCAGCACTTATTTCAATCTTTACAGACTAGTCCTGTTGGATAAGTGGGGCCTAAATGGCAGCCACAGATTAGGATGTTCCCGGTCACCCTCGAAATACCAAGTGTACAAGCCAATGTCTGTAGTGCCTCAAAAAATGATGCATTAATAAGTTTGTTAAAATTATTTGGTGActtaattatattataaaatatcacAATATAGTCATCTAAAAAAGCCTTATTCAAAAGATATTAActttaatatatatgtatatattattttgttttgtcaTATAGGGGATGCTGAGCATAAGCCATATATTTGCGGTGATGCAGACTCTGGCTCCACAGTCCTTGATGGTACTGAAGATTATCTCATTCTGGCTTGTGATGGTTTCTATGATACAATGAACCCAGATGAGGCTGTAAAAGTTGTATCTGACCACCTGAAGGAAAACAATGGAGACAGCAGCATGGTTGCCCATAAATTGGTGGCATCCGCTCGTGATGCTGGCTCCAGTGATAACATCACAGTCATTGTGGTGTTTCTCAAGGACCTTAATCCAGCAACCAACACAAGCCAAGATAACCAAGCTGAGAATTCTTTTGATGGAGGACAGGAAGATAACGGAGATGACAAGGAGAATCAAGGAGAGTGCAAAGGGTCATGGCCTCTTCATCAGTGTTCAGCCCCAGCTGATTTAGGAGGCTATGATGGGAGAGATTCTTTCACAGACAGAACTAGTTTGAACCTTGGCCCTGAAGCGCAGGTTATAGAAAAACAAGACTATTTAGACCCATTGCATGGAGGAGGTGGCAAACCACATAGTGCCAAATGTTTGCCATGGTCCCAAGTATCCAGAGCTAACTCACCAAAGAGAGCCAAAGGAAACAAAGAATCTGTGAGAAAGGAGTCTATAGAAAGTCCACCTTGTAGAGAGAGAGAACGGGATGAAAGTACTTCTAAAAATAAAGGCTTGGGATATGTGAATATCTTGACGCCCAGAAAGGAGAGCTTACACTGCCCTCTGGAGTTAAAGGATGAATGTCTGAAAGAAGTAATGAATGGTCCAACACGTGCATCTCCTGTACGTTTCAGAAAGAGAAGAGGTGGGACTAAGGCCAAGCCAAGGTTTCCAAAGCTCCTATCTTCCCAAAAGCCTTTACACAAAGCACGGTCCACTTTGCCAATGCTTTGCCCTGGCACTAATAAACATAGGAAATCAGTACATTGCCCTGTAGCTTCTAGGAAAAATAATCTTAGAGGTGATTTGATGAATAGAGCATTGTTAAAAGAGAGCAATTGTATAGCATTGGCAGACCTGCATAGGATCTATCAAATGTAAAAGGAAACCTGACTTCCTCTGTGTGTTATATAACTGTAGTGTTCCAGTGAATTAGGTTAGACCCAAACTTTAAtggccacctcctcctcctcacctaGTGTATTGATCTCACCCAAGCAGTGCACATTGTGGTATTCTATTTACATACAGATGGACGTTCCTGTAGTCGTCAGAAATTTGTGCTCTAATTTGTTAGTACGGGAAGACAAACCATTTCCCTTTTCACGGGCAGCAAATAGGGGATAAAGGACGATATGGGTTGTATTAAACAGTGAACAATGTCCTTTGCTGTAAGTGAATGATTAGAATGGGTGTATGTAACCGGTATAAAATCCACAATGTAACATTTATCAAATGCAGTACAAACTGTCAACCGAGacgtgtgtgcgtgtgcgcgcgTGCGTTTGTTAGTTTCTCACAAGGTTTTTATTGTTCGTCTGGTCCTGGCCTTTAGCTGAATATGTTGCTATGTCCAATGACGCAGCTTGCAGGTCCTTATAGAGGTTTAAACCTTCACTGATAATTACATTGGTTGTAGTAGTCATTAGATCAATGTTAAACAAAGAAAGGAACCAGGTAATTCCggaaagagcattgtggcttcaaTGGTAAACTGGTGCCCTCGGCAACTCTCTACTGGAAATACTATTGCAACTGTATATTTACCTCTTAAGTATTCTTTATACACAAAGGATTAGCGATACTACCAGTTATTTTTATAGTTTTAGATAGAGATCACACTTTATTATGGCAATAAGGCACTGCTGGCGTACAGTGAGATTTAGCCAATTTTGAGCGATTCCTGCAGAGAAGCCAACCTCTACAGCATGAAAAAACTCAGGTATAAAGGCGTTAAATCAATATCAACATTATAGAAACCATCCCATCTGTTAAAAAGAAGTTCACAATCCATCATCCCATGAAAGTGGGTTAAGCCATAAGAAATCCGATCCAAGTTCACATATCTTATTTCCAAGTACGATAAGAGGACATTTATATACAAATGCGTTAGCATCCAAACGATCATATTTTATCAAACAACAAAGAAATGGGGTTATTACTGTGTTAGCACATCATGTATATTTAATTAAACAGCACAGCATGTTCTATTCCTTATGGGTTCATTGACCTTCAGGCTGCCTTAATTTAATGCATCATGTTTCcattaaaataaaagaataagagGATGGAGTAATATCCGTTTTGCAAATATGTGTTTTAAACGTAGATCGCTATAGGCAGGATGGTGTTTTCtcaattaagaaactaatttatcAACGCAAACCTCCTCTTCCTGGTTCACTTATCATTTTGTACCCCTCAAACCTTGCATATATTAGACAGATAAATGGATGAATAAAGAAGTAGGAtctgtgatggcgctgctgcgtggtaggAATGAGGAGAATATACGAGGAATCGGTTCTATGTCAAAGGATTTTATTTGTACAAggtggcaacgcgtttcaacgccgaactggcgtcctcATCAGGCATAATAAGCAAAAAAGGAaagcatgtatatatacacctatattaGACAGATACAACCTgtttaattgtaattttttttaaattctaaataAAAGCATTAACAATACTAATTTGATAATCGTAAAGCGGATCAGTCATATCTTACtcgaactattcaactctgtatccATACAACTTTAGTATTATCTGTACACTCTCTTATAGGCAAGGAACAAAGGTATTGTCCCCTGATCGTTTCTTTAACTTTGATACATTACCTTGGTTTTCGCTGCATAAAACTTCAGCCCAAGTTATATATAATGGAATAGGTACTAGAGTCTGTTTTATCATTTAGTATGAGGTGCTGGAAATTTGATAGCGTAAAAGGCGTACTTGCGGTTTTTAGATATTCAAGCAGCAGTATCACCATGTGGCTTTCACGACATCTTGGTTTTCTGAGACAGCAAATGAATAATAGAGTAAAATTATTGTGCAAGTAAAGTTTCATATAAAGCCTCAATTCAAAACGATCCGTA contains:
- the PPM1E gene encoding protein phosphatase 1E, which translates into the protein MSGVSNEEKSCRRFLELFLGEFRGPFGEEDPIPLRPMSDHITPEEVEGECLDLCLQQLCKYNCPSFLAAALARATADEILQSDLSAYYVPKHVDGTEGIIQLETVKLAHSVFGKLHEICCSWVKDFPLCPKPHLYYETSIHAIKNMRRKMEDKHVCIPDFNILFNLEDQEEQAYFAVFDGHGGIDAAIYASIHLHVNLVRQEVFPQDPAEALCRAFRITDESFVKKAARENLRCGTTGVVTFIRGNMLHVAWLGDSQVMLVRRGQAVELMKPHKPDREDEKHRIEALGGCVVWFGAWRVNGSLSVSRSIGDAEHKPYICGDADSGSTVLDGTEDYLILACDGFYDTMNPDEAVKVVSDHLKENNGDSSMVAHKLVASARDAGSSDNITVIVVFLKDLNPATNTSQDNQAENSFDGGQEDNGDDKENQGECKGSWPLHQCSAPADLGGYDGRDSFTDRTSLNLGPEAQVIEKQDYLDPLHGGGGKPHSAKCLPWSQVSRANSPKRAKGNKESVRKESIESPPCRERERDESTSKNKGLGYVNILTPRKESLHCPLELKDECLKEVMNGPTRASPVRFRKRRGGTKAKPRFPKLLSSQKPLHKARSTLPMLCPGTNKHRKSVHCPVASRKNNLRGDLMNRALLKESNCIALADLHRIYQM